The Gallus gallus isolate bGalGal1 chromosome 28, bGalGal1.mat.broiler.GRCg7b, whole genome shotgun sequence genome has a segment encoding these proteins:
- the CTXN1 gene encoding cortexin-1: MNDASTMDYELLSPSLVEHPASTAGMDAEQKTVFAFVIFLLVFLVMLMVRCFRILLDPYSRMPASSWTDHKEGLERGQFDYALV, from the coding sequence ATGAATGATGCATCGACGATGGATTATGAACTGCTGTCCCCGTCCTTGGTTGAGCACCCGGCCAGCACTGCGGGCATGGATGCCGAGCAGAAAACCGTCTTTGCCTTTGTCATCTTCCTCCTCGTCTTCTTGGTGATGCTGATGGTGCGCTGCTTCCGCATCCTGCTGGACCCCTACAGCCGCATGCCTGCCTCCTCCTGGACTGACCACAAGGAGGGGTTGGAGAGGGGCCAGTTTGACTACGCCTTGGTGTag